In Struthio camelus isolate bStrCam1 chromosome 3, bStrCam1.hap1, whole genome shotgun sequence, the DNA window AGGACCCACCAGGAAAAGGGATAATTGCTCTCCCTTAGTGAGAACAGTTTCTGCCAGCACGCATCTGCAAAGCCCTCTCAGCTCTAGAAAgcagatttcttttatttcagtggttTGCACTTTCGTTTTCCGTCGTGCTCTTCATGATCTTTCACTgaatatttcctatttaaaaaacaaacaaacaaaagcaacatATATCCAACATGTATCAAGAAGCAATTTGTCTTGCTGGTAAAAAAATATGTATAGCGAGAGAGATGCACAGCAAAACATGCCGCACAGCTGTGCAAGTCTCACATCGCCTCTATTCCTTCCTCCGCAGCTCTGCTGAAAGACAGCAGCTGTAATCCCCTGCAGGTGGTGACAAGCATTATCTTTCCAGCTGGTAAAAATGTGACTTTTGAGCGGGCTGGTAACACGTGTTCCCTTGCTGTAAGAGGGAGAGGGAAGTTGCAAGATCGAACATGCAAGTGAGTCACACCAACCGAGGGGAAATGTAAACTTTGGAAGCGGTGCCAATGTGAGAGACGTAATTGTGAGGAACCTGGTGCAGCTGGGCGTTTCGTTCACAGAAGCTCTGGGTGGTCCTGGGAAAGACTGACAGAGGGAAGAAACTCCTACTTCAGCAAAATGTCTCTGAGACCGATGCTGCAACGGCTGCACAGCACCACTGAACGGGGCTTTTCGTGTGCAGGCAGTTTGTGGGCAGAGGGCATGCTGCCCCTGACAAGGGGAGACACATGCGTGAGTCATTGCTCAAACACTGAAGATGCAGAGCACAGACACGAGCGTGACAGTTCTCATGGGAAGGAACTCGGGtgatttcaattttcctttttttttttttttttttttccttttaagcaagCACGTTGAATTTAGTCCAGGCTCCTGAATCTCTCTGTCCCCTGCTTTTATATGATCTTATAAttgcatttttgtgttttatttaattattctcACTGGCGCTGCCTGAGATGCATACAAGTAGGGAACTTACTGACTCAACACAGATAGGGTGTGATGTTGACTATGCGCAATctgctttaaaatgaagaaagtaaaCAGGCTGGAGGAGAAATCTTGGGAAATGTTCTGCTTCTCTCAGTAACCCATTCAGTTCCAGAGGTGGCTTTTAGCAACTGCGGTCAAAACCCCTTCACAAAAAAGTATGATCTGGGAGCCAATGAACATCTTTAAAGTTTGCCATGTGATGAATGTCTCGAGCTGCTGCCTGGCCGAGCCTGCAAGTCCCACTGCAAGCACTGTAAGATGCTTTTGGGCAGCTCTGCTAGGATCAGCTCTTCCCACACTAGACATCTCCATCTGAGCAAATTGTCTAGACTCCCTTTGTACTCAGCAGAGAAAAATAGGCCGCTGAGAGTGTAATTCATCTCCTCCTAATGTAGATGTCTACAGCAGATGAATCACGCTCTTTTCAGCCTCTCTCTCCCCGCTGGTTATAATCGGAGTTAGGATGACGAGCTCCGAGGGAGACACCTTCACTGGAAACATTTAAAGTTAAGTGGATACATGCCACTTCCAGTGCATGTCTCATGCCAAGCTCAGATCAACCGCTGCCAGGCTCAGTGCCTTTCTGAACCCAGAATCGATGCATCAGAACGCAGACATTTCGCTGTGTTTCCtatgaaatcaaaatgtttctgtgCGCAACTCTGTAGCTGCCAGCCCCTGCTGATGTGGTGTTCACCCATGTAGACCAAGGCATGTACTCAAGATGTGAGGACTCAGCCTGTTAATGTAATACTGGAATACCAAAAAATGCATCAGTATTGCTGTATCAGAGGAGAGTAAATTTGCATTTTCCTGTACTTTAAAGCCACTTTagttttaacatttaattttaagcTTGCATTTCAGTCCTTTGAGGTAATATTCATCTCACATAGTTTTATGGGTGGATTTAGCAGTTTATAAGCCCATGACTAATTCAGTTTAAGATGCTCTGGATCATCCCTGGTATCTGCAAAGGGCTTGTCATATGACTCCAGACCTACCGGAGACCTTTAGACCAACACTGGGAGGTCAGACAGGATTCCCTAGGGCATCTCAGTTGGCACTAAATATCTATGTTTAGATAGGTGAATTGAACCTAACCTGTCTGAAAGCTGGTCATGATCATAGGTCTGAAAATGCCTGCAGAGAAAATACGGAGCTTAGACTTCCAGATGAGACAAGACATCAGACTTTAAGACAGCCAAGGTTCAACTGAGCTGCACCCAGAAAGAGGTCTAGTTCCAGCTGAGGTGTCCTAGGAAACCCAGGACATCCAGATGAGACTAGCAGAAGGGACTGCCCTTCCAATAGTGGCGACTCTAGGAAGATTCAGATCTTTCTTACTTTCTGTGACTTAAGGGCTATGTGGCTGCCTTGGACATCCTGGAGGATCTCAGGTAGCACTGTAACCCCGTGTGGGAGGATCTCAAATTGCGCTGTAAGCCTATATGAAGGCAACTCAGCTGAGACCTAGCTGTCCATCGACTACTCCGCATAGACAACTATGTCGTAGATGCCTTAAGTTACATATCCCAATCAGGAGCTGAATCGTACCTCTTAGTTTTGGTGAGATGAACCTTATCTCTGGAAATCAATTCATTGGCTATGAGTTTAAGAGATTGATCCTGAAAATCATATCAATATTCATTATTTGATTTTCAATATTAATTATTTCAAAGTGACTTCATGATCCCTCACAAACCTAcaacaatacacacacacattttcaccATATGATTTAAGGCATTTTGTTTTCACCCTCTCTTagatttttgctacttttttccctgcaaattaTTGATAAAAGGGATTGCTTCCCAAAgaggtgcacacatgcatgcagttGAGGCATGGTCAGACTTCTCCTGGCATTGCTTGGGCATTTACTTATAAATTGCACCTGGGATACACTGCACCaggacaaaaaaataataataataacccaGTGGAAAGTAGCAATTAAATCAAGACCTCAGTTCTATTGCTATTTGCAAAGTCCAGCCATTCCTGTAAGTGCTGGAGTCTCTTTCAGTTGATGGCTGCAGCACAAACGCTCAAACTTTTTTCCACGTTAAAGGTAAACTTTGTTAAATATAGCTGGCTGGCTGCAAGGGTGAGGCACTGAGCAATTGCAACTCCTGTTAGCTTCAGAACAGGGCTTATATTGAAATGTTCGAGTCTAAAGTGCTTAGACGTCATCAATGGCATATTCAAATGTACTTACAAGGAAGTGGACTTTACCCACCTCTAATTTGGTCAAGGTAGCATTTATCCATTTCTCACAGATACACGAGAGGTGAATTAACTCATCCGTTTCATCTACCACTATGTCACTAGATATTACCGTGATAAGCATGGTATAAACGGATAGGTTGCcaggagaaggaaagagctaCTGGGATGACCCTTCTGGACTTCCAGTGAAGTGAGGAATGATCTCAACTTCTACTAAATACAAATAGCGAAAGTGGGAGCATTCAGGACTTTGATATCTGAGACCCTTTATCTGGGTacagagagggaagggaagggaaggggaggggagggaaggggagggaagggaagggaagggaagggaagggaagggaagggaagggaagggaagggaagggaagggaagggaagggaagggaagggaagggaagggaagggaagggaagggaagggaagggaagggaagggaagggaagggaaggggagggaaggggagggaagggaagggaagggaagggaagggaagggaagggaagggaagggaagggaagggaagggaagggaaggggagggaagggaagggaagggaagagaagggaagggaagggaagggaaggggagggaaggggagggaagggaaggggagggaaggggagggaagggaagggaaggggaggggaggggaggggaggggagggaaggggaggggaggggagggaagggaagggaaaagaagggaagggaagggaaggggaggggaggggaggggaggggagggaagggaagggaaggggagggaagggaagggaagggaagggaaggggagggaagggaagggaagggaagggaagggaagggaagggaagggaagggaagggaagggaagggaagggaagggaagggaagggaagggaagggaagggaagggaagggaagggaagggaagggaagggaagggaagggaagggaagggaagggaagggaagggaaggaaaaaagaaaggatggtaGGAGAAAAAATGAGTGTACATGTCTGTGGGCTCTGACCAGACTTTGGCAATGAATCCAGATTTTGTCATGATTCTGTAATTGGCAATCTTTCCAGAAAAAATGGCATGCAACAGACAAAAGGCATCCTGAGGTCAATCAGATATGATGCCCAGGAAAGCCACAGGTCACTCAAGCAGCAAACAGCATGGTTCCTCTTAAAAGAAAGGGGACAAGAAGAtatcacaaacaaacaaaatcttttccCTGAAACCACTTTTCTATTGAAACCACTAAATCTTAATGGGTTTGCCAGCCCTCTAGAAATGAGGGCAGGTAAATGCAATTTTACTCACAGGATTCAAAATAAAGTTTAACACATTTAACTCAGAAGAAAAGCCAGTTATGATGGCTTGACTCACTGGAGTTACTGCAATATGTaatgaaaatatactttaaaaaaaaagaaaaaaagaaaaaaaccagttTTTGATAAACAGTTCTAGAAGTCCAGGTCATCCTGGTCAATCTCATCAgagtcttctttctttttagaagCCTGAACCTCATCAGTATGGTCATCCTCCTTTGGATCTTCACTTTCAGCATCCACCTGATCCTCCTCTCCCATGGGATCAGTGCAGGAAGACGCTttgtcctcttcttcttcctcactgTCAGGATACATCTTTGAAGGCTTGCTGCTCTCATCACTTTGAGTCTCTCCATTGGGGAGGTCACTTGTGGGGTTATTGTTGTCTTTGCATTCCTCTTCTTCATCATCAGACCCTTTCTGGGATTGCTGTGAGAAGTTTCCGATGGAAGAATAACAAGAAAAGGCGGCTGCTTTGTTCAAAGTCTCTGAtcttttgatgtttttgtttcttcgAACCTTGGAAGCTCCCAGAGAAGCTTTGCTGTTGCCTTcatctttgtatttttcatttgcctGGTCATGGTCATTACTGGTTGGTTCCTCATCATTCTCCTCACATTTGTCACCTCCTTCATTGTTGTTTTCCTCCTTGAGTGAGCATGTCTCACTTTCTGACTCTGGGTTTGCTTCTTCCAGCACCTCAACATCATCTCGGGTTTCCTGCTCAGcttcttcatttccttctgaaGCATCTCCTTCAACACTGTCATCAGCCGCAGAGCCATCAGCATGTCCTCCATATTCAGATGCCTCCTCCTGTTCAGCAGCCACATTAACCCCACTTTCTGgttcctctgcttctctttcagCTTCATCTTCAGCTTTAGACTCCTCTTCAGCTTCCTGCTCTTCATGTTGTGtttcttcttcttgttcttcctcttccctgtgtgcttcctcctcctcttcctttatttcttcctcctcttttgcttcctctttttcctcttctgcttcttccttctcctcatttgttttttctttctcttcttccccttccagctcctcctgttttttttcttcttcatcttcttttgcttctttctccccctcctttgtttcttcctcctcttcttttacttcctccccctcctcttttgtttcttcctcctcttcttgccctcccttctcctcttttgcttcttcttcctcctccttcacttcctcctcttcctcttttgtttcttcctcctcctccgcttcctcctcctcctcttttgtttcttcttcctccttcacttcctcctcctcctcttttgcttCTTCGTCTTCCtccttcacttcctcctcctcctcttttgtttcttcttcttcctcctttgcttcctcctcctcctcttttgcttcttcttcttcttcctccttcacttcctcctcctcctcttttgtttcttcttcctcctcctcttttgtttcctcttcttcttccctctctttcattTCTTGGCCCACTTCTTCCACTTCCTCCACTTCTTCTTCCCTGGTCTCTTCATCTTTAACCTCATCCTCCATCTCACAGTTTTGACTGCCTGATATTTCAGGTTCTTCTGCATCTTCATTCAACCCTGATTCATCCATCTCATTTAATTCTGACTCCTTTTCTTCATTGCCCTCCTCTTCCACCTCACTTGGCTGGAGTTCACCTTCATCATTCTCCCTGTTTGCATTGCCATTCTCTGCTGCTTCCTCTAGAGGGTTGCTGGAAACTGCCTTGTTGTCCTGGGCTGCTTCTGATTCACAGATTTCCTCATCATCATCTTTCTTCATCTTCAGGATCTGATGTAAATCAAATGCTTTCATGACTGGGGCATTGGTGGCCACCACTGGGTTTCTTGTGGGCTTGgaaaccatttttttcctcacacaAGAGTCACATGGGCAATATTCTTCCTCACTTGGTTGTTCACTAACACTGGCCTCAAAAGCTGCATTAAATGCTAGCTCTTCGTCTACATCAAACGATAACTCTGATGTGCCTGCCAACCTACTCTGGGTTCCATTCTTGTCACTGAAGAATGACTTTTCATGCATAGTCTGCAGTCGCCGTCTCCTCTGCTCAATGTGGAGCGTTGACTCACGCTTGAGTGGTTGACACGGAGGTCTTGGCGtcttcctccctgctctgcttttgatcttcctcagctccctctctATGCTTTTTTGTATCCTTTTGCTCACTTCCTCCTTCAGCTCCAGGATCATTTCATCCAACTGCTGGTTGTCCTGTAGGTTCCACCTGACTTTGAACTCATTCATGGCACTGACATAGTGAGTCATGAACTCCTTCTCGATTTTCTTGAGCAGCTTCAGGACCCAGATGGGGTCCGGATCCATTGGGTTCTGTTGGACAAGAGATGTGTCCACAGCAGTGTCTGCCTCAACATGGGACTCTGGGTCATTTGGAGACTCTTCTACAAGCTGCTTTTCCAAATCAGCTTTTAGTTTTGTGTCACTATTGGCATCACTGATGTTTGCATCATTGGTAGTAGCTAGCTGATCAGCTGCATTCTGAAGATTTTCTTTTGGGAGGTCATCATTTACAGCTTCAGCTCCTTGTTCTCCATTTTCAGCTAATttattgttttcctcattttcgttttctccctcttcctcctgacCATTTTCACAGTTATTGCACTGATCCTCCTTATTATCTTCTGCCTCCTGAATTAGAGAGTCCTCTCTGGTAGACTGTGCTTTTTCCTCACCTTTCAGTTTTGAGCAGGCTGTTGAAGGTCGGGATGACTGCTCTTCCTCTTTATCTTGCTCCTCAGCCTCAGTCAGTTCAGTGCCAGTCTCTGCAGTTTCCTCTTGTCCAGCTAATTCGGATTCAAAAGTTTTCTGTGCCAATAATGTGCAATCTCTGGCACCAGCTGTACTCTCTTCTCCTGAGCCACTGGAACCACTGCTAACATCAACCCCAGAGGAGGACATGGGAGTGAAGTCATCATCTATGGATTTGGGGACTTTAAACCCAGagcttgcctttgcctgatcaCTTGCTTCTTGGCCTGAACTTGGACCACTTTTTTCAGCTGTGCATCCGAACCACAGGGCTTGAAAAATATTTAGCAGTTCCATATACCTTGGCTTATTCAAACGCTTTGATTTATCTGATGGATCTTCTGACTCTTCATCAAGGAGCTGGAGACTGGCAAGACAAGTAATCAAACTGATGGCAGAATCACTCAGTTTTCTCCCCATAGTGGGGGACACTTCAGGCAAACTGTGTGACCGATCgaattttgtttcatgttttgaaCCGAGCAAGGCCTTCATGATCTGCACAGAAGTCTGGATAGAGGTTGGCAGGTCTCTTCTGATGTTATTTTGGCTTGATGCAACTGACTGGCTACATTCTGCCTGGCTGGCCTTGGCAGGTTCTGACACCACCTCAGAAGTTTGTTCCTGATTGAGGCATAGTTCACCCTCTTCATTAATAGCACTGGCTTCAGCTGTCTCTTTTTCCACTTCATCGTTTGgttcattttcctcctcctccacattcTTTTTCCcagatttttcctcttctgagatTTCTTCAGCATTTGTACGGTGTGATACCTCAGTGGTTGCCTCTATACATGCCTCCTCTCTGGCTTCttccatttcatatttcataagTAATGTTTCTGAAGGGATTTTGCTTAGCCACTCTTGTACAACTTCTTCTGGAGATGTATTTGGCAGAGTAGATGGCATTAAATCACTTTCTTCCTCCTGCGTGCCCATGCCTTCTAATGcttccttcactttttctttgaaagaataatcaacctctttatttttcttgtcatttaTCTCCTTTGCAGTTGATTTAGAACCCAAGGAAGTTTGTTTTGAGGAATCTACAATTTCTTTTTGATCTTTTCCCATGGTTAGCACTGATTCGgtacctgtgctgctcacagagGAATTCTTCAACGTGGCTGATCGTATCTTTTGGCTGCTTGGCTTCCCTTTTGGTGGGGCTGGGCAATGCATGCTGCATACTGACACAGTCTCTGAAACTGATGCTTGGCTGGAGTTTGACATCTTCACATGAAGATTCCTTGTTGTTCTCTGCCTTGATGTGGAAGATTGAGATATATTTGATTGTGAACACCTGTCATCACTTTCCTGGGATATCTGTGTCAACAAACATTGATCTTTTACTTCTGAGTTTGAAGAGAGTCTTGAGCTGACACTTGCAGGATTTCCATTCTTATTCCCAGTATCAGTTAAGTGGTCACCTTTTGAACATACACTCTCACTCGTACTTCCAGGTCTTGAAGAAGGGGTCTCTGAATTCAGCTTGGAATGAcactctcctccttttccattaGGGCTTGAAACACTTGAGCACAGGGATGATGGCTTGCTATTCTCTTCCCTCTGGCTTCTCTTCTTTGAACCTTTTGAGGATTCACTGTAGCCGTTAGTGGTACTTTTTGAGCTTTTCTTCTCAGTAATAACAGCAATTGCCTCTGATTCATTAGCAGATGAAATGTTTGAGTGAAAAGAGCCGGAATTATGAGACATCAGCTCTCTCATAGTTTTTTTCTTGACTTCACATGAACTTTTGGAGTAATTAGATACCCTGCTGCATGATCTCAGCTCATCTGCATGTAGGGAATTCTTTCTATTTTGAGTGGATTCAAGAGATGACACAGACATTTCAGACTGTGCATCCAGATGCGTATGACTGTGTTTGCTCTTCTTGGATCCTCTGGAAGAGCAAGAGGCATTGCACAGAATGATTTCATCACTGTCACTTCTCCTGCTGTGCCCGTCACTAGCTATGGAGCGGAGGGTTCCTTGTGCAGAGTATCGTTCACCTTCACTGCTTTCATCTCTGACTGATtggctgggctttgtttttggtgACACTGAGCTGACTtcattgatttcatttttctcttgttccaCTTCTGCCTCTTGAGACTCTTTCTTAGGGCAGGACTCACTGGAAAAGGAGGAGACCACCACATTGTCTTCAGAGTGGTCATCCTGTTCACTCTTTGCTCTTGGCATGCTACAGTTACTAGACCTGCTGTGCCTACTGTTGGCAGGAGTGGAGCATACAGTGTTATCTTCTTCATTTGCCTTCTGAAGGCTGGAGGAGGACATGCTCCTACCCGTGCTACTTGTTTCCTCACATATGTTCTTCTTGCTCTGTCTGGATTGCAGAGATGACCTTGACAAGATGCTCCCAACTCTGCTGCTTTCATCCTCCTCTGCATCCTCCTTCATGTGCTTCACAGAGGAAACATCAAAGCAATTTTCATCTCCGTTCTGTGAATTGGTTTTGCTGTCCTCCTGGTCTTCAGGGACTTCTTGGGGATCCAGGTTGTTTTCACAGCTTGAATGTGATGCTAAACCCAAAGAGGAAGGCCTCTGACTATTGCTTGTGCTTGTCCGGGTGCATTCTTGCTGATCTCCATTGGAAGCACCTGTAGACAAATCGCTTCGACATGTACACTTTTTAATGGAACGATATGCCACCCTGTTCTCTATAGTCTCTGAGTAGGATGATGACTCTCGCACAATGTGCTCAGAGAATTCCTCACTGGATGTGGTGTGGAGGCTATCCACAGAAGCC includes these proteins:
- the RP1L1 gene encoding retinitis pigmentosa 1-like 1 protein, translated to MTQVPADYLSTTSSYNYEQPLPSVARTSTITQVPPAKKITFFKSGDPQFGGVKMAINQRSFKSFNALMDDLSHRVPLPFGVRTITTPRGIHCISELDQLEDGGCYLCSDKKYVKPISITSAGQRPGPPRNGRPSSTLRRAAQEGRLEDYSTPFTQHGPRIPKKITLLKNGEIGFRRSIILNRRNARSFKTLLDEISEILQFPVKKLYTVDGKKIDSMQALLHCPSVLVCVGREPFKPVPVENLRKHSAEKLPGLASRSNGNNINENNESKKISGADCIVFEGYSSLQRTDSYLQCSSLETKRLYGKVTSKKILMEQYQYSLFFMVQSVYFLTSSNQLTFLSFFLFFFKTPVNFGLKAKKSVIHPRSASSNRSMRFSLSSEKSYPNGLTTSPDNGAPFTNNYAHAKPGDLVHSLVNDDIEKRVHVNKDGSLSVEMKVRFRLLNDETLQWSTQIKKSNLMSQMPCEESGVEEDSGVDPINKMNPEASSEADDSLYPCDVDSYMSKLEESECEEAQCHSCGKKHQDYDIWKNPMHSSQREEPSVRSTWHKRSSCSSTSSRRRVVHKKMASVDSLHTTSSEEFSEHIVRESSSYSETIENRVAYRSIKKCTCRSDLSTGASNGDQQECTRTSTSNSQRPSSLGLASHSSCENNLDPQEVPEDQEDSKTNSQNGDENCFDVSSVKHMKEDAEEDESSRVGSILSRSSLQSRQSKKNICEETSSTGRSMSSSSLQKANEEDNTVCSTPANSRHSRSSNCSMPRAKSEQDDHSEDNVVVSSFSSESCPKKESQEAEVEQEKNEINEVSSVSPKTKPSQSVRDESSEGERYSAQGTLRSIASDGHSRRSDSDEIILCNASCSSRGSKKSKHSHTHLDAQSEMSVSSLESTQNRKNSLHADELRSCSRVSNYSKSSCEVKKKTMRELMSHNSGSFHSNISSANESEAIAVITEKKSSKSTTNGYSESSKGSKKRSQREENSKPSSLCSSVSSPNGKGGECHSKLNSETPSSRPGSTSESVCSKGDHLTDTGNKNGNPASVSSRLSSNSEVKDQCLLTQISQESDDRCSQSNISQSSTSRQRTTRNLHVKMSNSSQASVSETVSVCSMHCPAPPKGKPSSQKIRSATLKNSSVSSTGTESVLTMGKDQKEIVDSSKQTSLGSKSTAKEINDKKNKEVDYSFKEKVKEALEGMGTQEEESDLMPSTLPNTSPEEVVQEWLSKIPSETLLMKYEMEEAREEACIEATTEVSHRTNAEEISEEEKSGKKNVEEEENEPNDEVEKETAEASAINEEGELCLNQEQTSEVVSEPAKASQAECSQSVASSQNNIRRDLPTSIQTSVQIMKALLGSKHETKFDRSHSLPEVSPTMGRKLSDSAISLITCLASLQLLDEESEDPSDKSKRLNKPRYMELLNIFQALWFGCTAEKSGPSSGQEASDQAKASSGFKVPKSIDDDFTPMSSSGVDVSSGSSGSGEESTAGARDCTLLAQKTFESELAGQEETAETGTELTEAEEQDKEEEQSSRPSTACSKLKGEEKAQSTREDSLIQEAEDNKEDQCNNCENGQEEEGENENEENNKLAENGEQGAEAVNDDLPKENLQNAADQLATTNDANISDANSDTKLKADLEKQLVEESPNDPESHVEADTAVDTSLVQQNPMDPDPIWVLKLLKKIEKEFMTHYVSAMNEFKVRWNLQDNQQLDEMILELKEEVSKRIQKSIERELRKIKSRAGRKTPRPPCQPLKRESTLHIEQRRRRLQTMHEKSFFSDKNGTQSRLAGTSELSFDVDEELAFNAAFEASVSEQPSEEEYCPCDSCVRKKMVSKPTRNPVVATNAPVMKAFDLHQILKMKKDDDEEICESEAAQDNKAVSSNPLEEAAENGNANRENDEGELQPSEVEEEGNEEKESELNEMDESGLNEDAEEPEISGSQNCEMEDEVKDEETREEEVEEVEEEAKEEEEEAKEEEEETKEEEEEVKEEDEEAKEEEEEEEASEYGGHADGSAADDSVEGDASEGNEEAEQETRDDVEVLEEANPESESETCSLKEENNNEGGDKCEENDEEPTSNDHDQANEKYKDEGNSKASLGASKVRRNKNIKRSETLNKAAAFSCYSSIGNFSQQSQKGSDDEEEECKDNNNPTSDLPNGETQSDESSKPSKMYPDSEEEEEDKASSCTDPMGEEDQVDAESEDPKEDDHTDEVQASKKKEDSDEIDQDDLDF